Genomic DNA from Brenneria izadpanahii:
ATGCATTTATCGTTCGGCGCCTGCGCGATGTCGGGAATAGAGCTTACATTGATATTAAGCTGCTCCAGCATCGGCCGCGTCAGGCAGGCTTCCAGCCCGGTGTTGTCTGATGCCGCCGCGACGGCGTTTTTCGCTGCCGCCGGCTTGGCATGAAAGGAGACGTCGCGGGAAGTGGCAAACTCGTCGTTGATATAAATATCCACGCGGTAAATACCGGGCGGCTGTCCTTCGCCACGTTCGAAACGCGATAGGTCGGCAACGGCGGACGGGTCGTTCGATAGAAACGACGGATTAAAATACTCTTCAGCCGATGCGCCGCCAAATGGGAGCGCGATGCTCAATATAATCGCCTGACATAGCGGATTCAGGCGGCAATGTATAGGGATTAGCGACTGCATTCGAAAATCCTCGCTGTTATAACGAAAACGCGCCCGCGAGCGAAAATTGGGTATTGCGCTTTTATTTGCTTTAGTTTTGGTGCCGATAGCGATGCGCTGAAATCACTTCAGTACGCCGATCGCCTTGGGCGTATTGCCACCGTAATCGTTAATGGTCTGATAGGTCAGATCGCCGCTGGTCCCGGCTGGAAGCGCTATCGAAACGTTCCCGTTAGGCGGCACCATGGTATTGGGAAGCTTTTTCCCGCTTCTATTGATGTTCACTAAGGTGATGTAATAAGGCGTGGGGTTATCGATGCGGACCGTTTCGTTGACACGGCTGAAATGCAGTTTTTCTGGCGCCTCAATAGATGAAATAGCCAGGTTGGCCGGACGCACGAACAACTTGATGCGGGACAATACCGCCAACTGCAGCACATTTTTATTCTGCAGGTCGTTTTTATCCACCGATGGTATCGCCTTGACGTTCATCCAGAAGAGAGACTCTCTGTCAGCCGGCAGCGCTTTACCGGCATACATGATGCGCAGCGTATTTTCGCCTTTGGGATTGGCGACAAACAGCGGCGGCGTTACGACGAAATCGCCGGTTTTGTTGCCGTTACTGTCCTCCACCCAGGATTGAATCAGAAAACGCGATTTATCATCGCTGTTGTTGATGGTCAATGATGTCTGGGTCGCGCCGGCGGGATAGATAACGCGCGTGGCGCCAAGACCGATGCCCCCCGCCAGCACGGATTGAGAAACAGTCAATAAAGAAAACGCAATGCCGACGCGAGCTAACCAGCGTAATGACGTCGTATATAATGATGGGGTATTAAACACACTAGACCTCGTTGATGCATAATTGATGCATAAATAGACGTAAAGCAGTCGGTTCTCTAATGGCCGCAGGGCTGCGCTTCTGTCGGGCGACAGGCGAAAATGGGAGCGACAGAACGCCATCGCGCGGTAGCGGTGAAGAGTGTCCTTGCAATGACCCTTTCCAACTGAATCAGCCTTCCCTGGCTTGTTGTTCACATCCTTATACGTGTTGCGGCTTATTCATATTGCATGGTGAAGGTGGCATCCGCGTCGGCCTGACCAGGGGTAACGGTAGCCAGAGTTGATTTATAACGTGCGGTAAAGTTCAACGTATTACCGTTACCGTTGACCAGCGTCTGAGCAGCGGAGAAAGTGGAACCGTTTGGCGGCAATACGGTGCCTTTGCTGTCGGAAATTTCAATACCAACGCCGCTTGCTGCGCCGGCGCCGCCATTAGTGATGTTGCTGGTGGTCAGCACGGTGTTATCGGTGGAATCTGCTGAACCATTGAAAGCAACGGCTGCGGTAGTCGATACGGTGGTATCACAATCTTCAAGCTTGATAGTGAACGGAACTTTGCTGGTATATGACCCCACTGCGGTGAAGTTAGCCGTACGGTACTGACCCAGGTTTACCGTCTGGTCGGCGGAATTGGTGCTTACCGCACAGGCGGCGTTAACGATCTCGCCTTTAAAATGAACGGTACCGCCAGAAACGGTTGTCGTTGCGGCGGCGGCCAAACCAGATGACAGCACAGATGCACCGATCAGGGCGCTGAGTAGTAATTTACGCATAAGTGAAGATTCCTTAATTACCAATAAATGAATGTGATATAGCGACCACATGATTATTTCTCATATGCCGCAATCCATCCTGAAATCGATATAAGAAGCGACCGATACGGTTCATTCTTAAATAGAGTTCAGCGCGGCGGTATTGAGAAAAATACTGCATGCACAGCATCCTTTCCGCCTTTTTATTATTTTCAAAAAAAGACGACATAGGGGATAAACAAACAAAAAACGAAAGATAGTGATAAAAATCTTAACGAACCACGGATCCCCGCCCAACGCAGACAAATAATCTAAAAAACGAAAAATACAAAAAACAACACACTGTTTTATCTTAATGGATCATCAATGATAAAATTTTGCAAAACCAAATAAAAAACATCATATGACTAAAAGTATTTATTAAATGTTAAAGAATAAAAGTATCCAGCCCGAAATAATTTACCCGATAAGAATAACGACACCAAATAAAAACGGTTAAATTAACCCGCTATTTGTCAGCAATGTAAATATTCACACACAGATAAATACGGACCGGTGAAATATGATAACCAGGTGAAATACTCAAAAACAGCTTTGGCAGGAAATAAGTAAAAAGGCGGAGCCCACGCCGCTCGGCGATGGGCTAATAATATGGGAAGAGCGCTCAACTGACGCTATTTAACGAATAGCAAGCCGGGTAATTAATAATGATGAAATATTGTCCGTTATTCCTGATAATACCCGGTCGCATTCGGGGCAGTTGAAGCGCGGCAAAGAGTATGTATCTGTTGACAAGGCTGACGATGCGAGGGCCGGAGATCGCGCAGTTAGCTAAATTCTAATCAAAAAGAGATTTTTTTTAACCGCCCGTTCTCCATTTCAATGGCCTGCTCCTCCTGTAGTTTCTTTAATATTCTAAATATGGTGCTTCTTGATAACGAGGTTCTCTCGGCGATATAGGTTAAGGCGCTAAAACGCTGCCTGACTTCCGGCGGCAGGTTATTCAATGAAATCAGCATTTTTTCTACGATAGAGACCGAGTCGCCATCGTTATCGACACAAAAGTTAACCAGATAATGAAACCAGAAATTGACGATATTTAGAACATCATCAAATCGTTGATAGGCGGTGACCACTCTAAAAGCAAGATCGAAGGGCAAACATCTTATTTTTCCGTAATCAATCCTTTCAAGATAAATATCATCGCAGCCTAATACCGCCTGCGACCAGCCCACAATAGATGGAGATAAAATGACCGAAATAACTTTGTTATCTCTAGTCCGCTTCATTAAAAACTCACCTTCATCAAGAAAATAGATAACTTTCCCGTTTTCGGTATGGATATGATAACGTCGTTTCCCTTTAACAATTTCGCTTGGCGCAGCCGAGCTTGTATATGGATAAAGCATTTTTGTCAGACGAGATATGGATTGCTCCAGATCAACCATTCGAGTAACCTTAATATAAAAATAATAAAAAATATTTCATTAATAATGCATGGAAAAATCCAAGCTATTTTTCTAGTAAATATGTTTACCTAATTACCCAATATATTTCAGGCGCAGGAAAGCGGCCCATGTACCTGAAAGGTGAAGGGTATATATCCTGTGTGCAACTCACTTTAAAATATAGAAGTATTTTTCAAAATACGCGATAAATCGCCCCAATAGAATAAACATCCAAACATTAAGGTTAAACCCGACATTCAACAAAACTATAGCCTAAAAAAAACAAAACTATAAATTAATATGCTAAAAAAACCTCAATTCACACAATGACGCCATTAACGGACTAAGAAAATTCTTATTAGCAAATGAAACCCAATGTTAAATAAATGTTCAAAACAGTATTCTGACTCGCCACCGTCTTGCTGACGAAGGGAAAAGCGCCGACGCGGATGTCACGCCAACAACGCCGTCGCGGATTCAGACCGCGCGTTGCCGTTCACGGATAATAGCGCCCAGCAACTGGTGTAAGCGGTCCCGGTGGCCGGTGCGCGCCGCCGACGAACCGCCGTCCGAGGTCATCACGACGGTCAGCGCCAGCCGGGGCACGATATAGAGCATTTGTCCGCCGAAGCCCCAGGCATAGTGTACCTC
This window encodes:
- a CDS encoding fimbria/pilus periplasmic chaperone, coding for MFNTPSLYTTSLRWLARVGIAFSLLTVSQSVLAGGIGLGATRVIYPAGATQTSLTINNSDDKSRFLIQSWVEDSNGNKTGDFVVTPPLFVANPKGENTLRIMYAGKALPADRESLFWMNVKAIPSVDKNDLQNKNVLQLAVLSRIKLFVRPANLAISSIEAPEKLHFSRVNETVRIDNPTPYYITLVNINRSGKKLPNTMVPPNGNVSIALPAGTSGDLTYQTINDYGGNTPKAIGVLK
- the fimA gene encoding type 1 fimbrial major subunit FimA codes for the protein MRKLLLSALIGASVLSSGLAAAATTTVSGGTVHFKGEIVNAACAVSTNSADQTVNLGQYRTANFTAVGSYTSKVPFTIKLEDCDTTVSTTAAVAFNGSADSTDNTVLTTSNITNGGAGAASGVGIEISDSKGTVLPPNGSTFSAAQTLVNGNGNTLNFTARYKSTLATVTPGQADADATFTMQYE
- a CDS encoding helix-turn-helix domain-containing protein, whose product is MVDLEQSISRLTKMLYPYTSSAAPSEIVKGKRRYHIHTENGKVIYFLDEGEFLMKRTRDNKVISVILSPSIVGWSQAVLGCDDIYLERIDYGKIRCLPFDLAFRVVTAYQRFDDVLNIVNFWFHYLVNFCVDNDGDSVSIVEKMLISLNNLPPEVRQRFSALTYIAERTSLSRSTIFRILKKLQEEQAIEMENGRLKKISF